From Cryobacterium sp. GrIS_2_6:
GTTCCGTCGCGGGCCACCCTCGTGAGTTCGCCGGCGAAGTTCTGGCTGACGTAGACGGTGTTGTGCCTTCCGACCTCGAGGCTGAGCGGGCCGAGTAGGCCCTCCACGAGCGTCACCGGCGTGCCTGTTCCGTCCCCGGCGCCGTCGCCGTGTTCGGATCCCTGTCCGGCCGATGCCGGGGCGGCGCCGAAGAACGCCACCGCGAGGGAGGCGCACGCCACCCCCGCGACGAGCCCCCTGCGTAGTCCTGTTCCGTGCAGTGTCCTGGTCATGATCTCTGTTCTCTTCACGATCGGCTCTCGCCACGACCGCTGAGAAAGAAGCGCCGGACGACAAGCGCTGCGCGGATACGCCGAGAGCAGATGACGATTGCATGTTGTCAAGCACCGCCGAGAGAACGTGTGATGCACAGCGTCTCCCAGGGAGGCCGGCACACACACGGGTGCCGACGCTGGCAGATTAATCCGAAGCCTGTGCGTTGTCTAGGTCTTTGCCATGAACCGAACGAAAATGCCCGATCGGCGGGTCATTGACTTCGCTGGGGCCCGGGGCCACTATGTGTGGCATCCAGTGCCCCCCATTCCGCAGGGCATTTCTCAATGGGGAGGGTCCGTGCAAATTCCGGCACCGTTCGAATACGCCCGCGCTGACACTGTCGACGACGCCATCGCACTGCTGTCCCGGCACGGCCCCGAGGCCCGCGTAATCGCGGGCGGCCACAGCCTCTTGCCAATGATGAAGCTCCGCCTCGCCAGGCCGGAATGGCTCATCGACATCAACGACCTGTTCGAACTCGACTTCGTGCTGCGGGACGGAGACCGGTTGCGGATCGGCGCCCTCACCCGGCACACGACCCTCCTCGAGTCCGCTGAGATCGCCGCGCTCTTCCCGATCGTCGGCGACGCCGAGCGAGTGATCGCAGACCCTATCGTCCGCAATCGCGGCACGATCGGAGGTTCGCTCTGCCAGGCCGATCCTGCGGAGGACCTCGCGACGGTCTGCGATGTGCTCGGTGCCGAGGCGATCGTTCGCGGTCCCCTGGGCGAGCGGATGCTGACAATGACCGAGTTCCATCGCGGCGCCTACAAGACGGCGGTCGCCGCGGATGAGCTGCTCTGCGAGGTGCGCATCCCGATCCGGCCGCGCTCAGGAAGCGCGTACGAAAAGGTCGAGCGCAGGGTCGGCGACTGGGCCGTCGCCGCGGCAGGAGCCGCGCTCTCGTTCGCAGAGGACGGCACGATCGCGGAGGCATCCGTCGGCCTGACCGCCGTGGGGCTCGACGGCACGGTCGGCGCGGTCACGGAGCTGCTCCGCGGTGAACGCCCCGGCGAGCAGCTCTTCATCGAGGCCGGCCGCCTCGCAGCACTCGCGGCCGACCCGGTCGCCGACCAGCGCGGACCGATCGACTACAAGCGACACCTCGCCGACGAGCTCACCCGGCGCGTCCTGCGCCGCGCGACAGATCGTGTCGCGGACTTCGCCGGCGCGACCGGGCCCCCCACCACACCGCAGGAAGGCTGAATCCATGCAGATCACCATGACGGTGAACGGGACCGACGTGACCAACGAGGTCGAACCACGCGTCCTGCTCGTGCACTACATCCGCGACGTGCTGAGGCTGACCGGAACTCACTGGGGCTGCGACACCTCCAACTGCGGCACCTGCGTCGTGCTCATGGACGGGCAGCCGGTGAAGTCGTGCACCGTGCTCGCGGCGATGGCCGATGGTCATGCGATCACGACGGTCGAAGGCCTCGCCACCGGTGGCACCCTCGACCCCGTGCAGCAGGGCTTCATGGAGGAACACGGGCTGCAGTGCGGATTCTGCACCCCGGGCATGATGCTCACCGCCCGCGCTCTCCTCGACGTGAACCCGCACCCCGACGATACCGAGATCCGCCGGGCGATCTCGGGGCAGATCTGCCGCTGCACCGGCTACGCGACGATCGTCCGTTCGGTGCACTGGGCAGCAGACCACCCGGCGGGCCTGACCGAAGCGGATGCCGACGGTGGCGACCCCGCCGCGCTCGACGACTCGGCGGGCACGACCACGGAACCGGGCGCCGCGGCGGCGGAAGCGGCCCGGGCGATCCCGGCCTCGCAGACTGAACCGGAAGAGGTGACCGCATGACCATCCTGCAGGAACACGCACCCAACCCGGCGGCGGACGACGAGGGCCGCCCGATCGGCTACGGTCGGCTGCAACGCAAGGAAGACCCCCGTTTCGTGCGCGGCCGCGGCCACTACGTCGACGACATCGCGCTGCCCGGAATGCTGCACGGCGCGATCCTGCGCTCACCGGTCGCGCATGCCCGGCTGGTCTCGATCGACACGACCGCCGCCCTCGCCCACCCGGGCGTCGTCGCCGTCATCACGGGGGCCGACCTGCTCGGCCTCGGCCTCGCGTGGGCGCCGACCCTCTCCGCCGACGTGCAGGCGGTGCTCGTGACCGATAAAGTGCGCTTTCAGGGCCAGGAGGTCGCGTTCGTCGTCGCGGAGGACCGCTACGCCGCCCGGGACGCACTCGAACTCATCGAGGTCGACTACGACGTGCTGCCGCCTGTCGTCGACGCCAGGAAGGCGCTCGACGCCGACGCACCGGTCGTTCGCGACGAGATGGAAGGGCGCACCGACAACCACATCTTCGACTGGGAGGCAGGCAACAAAGCCGAGACGGATGCCGTCTTCGCCGCAGCAGACGTCGTCGTCAGCCAGGAGATCGTCTACCCGCGATCGCACCCGGCTCCCATGGAGACCTGCGGCGCCGTCGCAGACTTCGACGCGGTGACCGGCAAGCTCACCCTCTACGAGACGAGCCAGGCCCCGCACGCCCACCGGACCCTGTTCGCCATGGTCGCGGGCATCCCGGAGCACAAGATCCGGATCGTCTCCCCCGACATCGGCGGCGGTTTCGGCAACAAGGTCGGCATCTACCCGGGCTACATCCTCGCCGTCGTCGGCTCGATCGTGACCGGCAAACCGGTGAAATGGATGGAGGACCGCTCGGAGAACCTGATGTCGACCTCCTTCGCCCGCGACTACATCATGCAGGGCGAGATCGCCGCGACGAAAGACGGCAGGATCCTCGCCGTGCGCACCAACGTCCTCGCCGACCACGGTGCCTTCAACGCCACGGCGCAGCCGACGAAGTATCCGGCCGGCTTCTTCCACATCTTCACCGGAAGCTACGACCTCCAGGCGGCGCATTGCTCGGTGACCGGCGTGTACACGAACAAGGCGCCCGGCGGTGTCGCATATGCGTGCTCCTTCCGGGTCACAGAGGCCGTCTACCTCGTGGAGCGGCTTGTCGACATCCTGGCCGCGAAGCTCGAGATGGACCCGGCGGAACTGCGCCTGAAGAACCTGATCAAGCCAGAGCAGTTCCCCTATCCGAACAAGACCGGCTGGGAGTACGACTCCGGGGACTACGAGCGTGCGCTGCGGCTCTCGATGAAGATGGCCGGGTACGACAACCTGCGACGGGAGCAGCAGGCCAAACGCGACCGCGGCGAACTGATGGGTATCGGTATCTCATTCTTCACCGAAACGGTCGGTGCCGGCCCGCGCAAGCACATGGACATCGTCGGCCTCGGCATGAACGACGGCGCGGAACTGCGCGTGCACCCCACCGGCAAGGCGGTGGTGCGCATCTCGGTGCAGAGCCAGGGGCAGGGCCACGAGACGACCTTCGCCCAGATCGTCGCTGAGGAGATCGGCATCCCGCCAGAGGACATCGACGTCGTGCACGGCGACACCGACCAGACGCCGTTCGGTCTCGGCACATACGGCAGCCGGTCGACCCCGGTCAGTGGCGCTGCCGTAGCCCTCGTCGCCCGCAAGGTGCGCGAGAAGGCCCGGTTCATCGCCGCCGCCATGCTCGAGACCCGCGCGGAAGACCTCGAATGGGAGAAGGGCCGCTGGTTCGTGAAGGGCGACCCGAGCGTCGGCAAGACCATCGCCGAGATCGCGATGGGCGCATACGGCACCGTCGCCCTGCCGGAGGGGATCGACGGCAATCTCGACGCCGAGGTGACCTACGACCCGCCGAACCTGACCTTCCCCTTCGGCGCCTACATCTGCGTCGTCGACGTCGACCCCGGCACCGGGCACGTCACGGTGCGCCGGTTCGTCGCCGTCGACGACTGCGGTACCCGGATCAACCCGATGATCATCGAGGGCCAGGTGCACGGGGGCCTGACCGATGGCGTCGGCATGGCGCTCATGCAGTTCATCGAATTCGACGAGTCGGGCAACAACCTCGGCGGCTCCTTCATGGACTACCTCATCCCGACCGCGATGGAGGTGCCGGACTGGGAGACCGGGTACACCGTGACCCCCTCGCCGCACCACCCGATCGGAGCGAAGGGCATCGGAGAGTCCGCGACGGTCGGTTCGCCCCCCGCGATCGTCAACGCGGTCGTCGACGCCCTCTCCCCGTTCGGAATCACGCACATGGACATGCCGTGCACGCCGGCACGGGTGTGGGCGGCCATCCAGGGTCGTCCCCGCCCGCCGATCTGATTGCCGGGCCGATGCCACCGATTCCGGACGCTCTCGCCCGCAGGGCGCACGAACTCACCGAACGCCGCGAGCCGTTCGTCCGCGCCACCGTCGTACGCGCCCAGCGCCCGACGAGCGCGCACGCCGGTGACACCGCCGTTGTGGATGCCGCCGGCCGGATCGACGGGTTCGTCGGCGGCGCCTGCGTCGAGGCATCCGTTCGGTACTACGGGCTCAGGCAACTCGCCGCACGCGAGCCCCTCCTTCTCAGGGTCGTGCCCGAGGACCCGTCCGGCGCGGCCGAGGACGGCGCTGTCGAGGTGCGGAACCCGTGCCTCAGCGGGGGCGCCGTCGAGATCTTTCTCGAGCCATGGCATCCGGCACCGCGGGTCGTCGTCCTCGGCGCGACACCGGTCGCGCGGGCCCTCGCCACGATCGGGGTAGACCTCGGCTTCGACGTCGAGCTCACCGAGACGATCGGCGCCCCGGGCACGGCCACGTCACCGCGCCGGGACGACGCCGCACTCATCGTCGCGTCCCACGGCCGGGAAGAGGAACCCGCCCTCGAGGCGGCCCTCCGCGCGGGGGTGCCCTATGTCGCGCTCGTCGCGAGCCCCAGCCGGGGCGCCGCAGTGCTCGCCTCCCTCAACGTCGACGCCGAGCAACGCGCCAGGGTGTTCAACCCTGCGGGACTCGACCTCGGCGGCCGGACCCCCGGCGAGATCGCGGTGTCGGTCTTCGCGCAATTCGTCGCCGAACGTTTCAGGCTCCGGTCGGCGGGGCTCGCCGGAGCTACCGGGGCCCTGCCGCTCCCGGCGTCCCCGGGGGAGGCCGACGCGACGTCGGAGCCTCCGAGCGCCACTGATCCTGTCTGCGGGATGACGATTGCCGCCCTGCCCACGAGCCTGCACTACGAGCACGCGGGGACAACACACTTCTTCTGCTCCCCCGGATGTCGCGCGGCCTTCGTCGCAGATCCAGAGCGCTTCGCCCTCACGAAGACCCACGTCCACACCTCTACCGTGGAGCACTGACCATGGCACCGAGCGTTGAGGGAATCCCCTCGAGCCCGGCCAGGGGCGGGGCGACGTCCGCGGTCCGGGCGCTGTTCCCTGACGTGCCTGCACTGCAGACTGCGCTCGCCGCGGAGGACTACCTCGCAGACGAAGGCCTCGCGACGGCCCTCTTCCTCGCGGTGCGCCTGCCGCAGCCGATCCTGCTCGAGGGCGAACCGGGCGTCGGCAAGACCGAGGCGGCCAAGGCGCTCGCGAGGGCGCTCGACACGCCCCTGTTCCGGCTCCAGTGCTACGAGGGAATCGACGCGGGCGAGGCCCTGTACGAGTGGAACTACCCGCGCCAGCTCCTGGCGATCCGGCTCGCGGAGGCCAGCGGATCAGGGATCGACGAGGATGCGCTGTTCGGGCCGGAGTACCTGCGGCGACGCCCCCTCCTGCAGGCTATCGAACACCCCGGTCCCCGGCCGGCCGTGCTGCTGCTCGACGAGATCGATCGTGCGGACGCCGAGTTCGAAGCCTTCACCCTCGAACTACTCGCCGAGGCCGCCGTGACGATCCCCGAGCTCGGCACGATCAGGGCCGCGGTGCCGCCGATCGTGATCCTGACCTCGAACCGCACCCGCGACCTGCACGACGCCCTCACCCGGCGGTGTCTTTACCACTGGATCGACTACCCGAGCCCGGAACGGATCGCCGAGATCGTGCGCCGCCGGGTGCCCGGCAGTACCGAACGCCTCGCCCTCGACGCCGCGACCGCGATCACCCGGCTGCGCTCCCTCGACCTCGTCAAACCACCCGGCATCGCCGAGGCCATCGACTGGGCGGCTGCGCTCGCCGTTCTCGGCGCCGACCGTCTTGATCCGCAGTACGTCGTCCAGACCTGGGGGTCCCTGATCAAGAACAGGGACGACCTCGATCTCGCGCTCGCGCGCGGGGCCGACTGGATGGCCGGGAGCTGACATGGCGAAGATTTCCGAGCGCGCACCGGCGGATCCCGCCCCGCGGGTAGAAGCGGCCGCGTTCGCCGCGGGGTTCGTCACCGCGCTCCGCCGCGCGGGCCTGCCGGTTTCGGTCGACGGGGCTGCACGGCTCGCCGACGCGGTCCAGGTGGTGCCGCCGACCCATCGCTCGGCACTTTATTGGACGTGCCGCATCGTGCTCCTCTCGTCGAGGGAACAGCTGCCGGTGTTCGACGCGGTCTTCTCTGCCGTCTTCGACGGCCTGCTCGACCCGGCGGACCAGCGCGGTGACCCGAACGCGCCGCCGGCCATCGGCTCGGAGGCCAGGACGCGCCCGGCGCCGCACGACGACCTCGCCGCGAGGCGGCAGGAACCGCGCGAAGGACCCGAGAACCGGGCACCGACGCCTGCTCCCGCATCAGGGCCCTCGGATCCGGGCGCCGTCGAACGCGAGACGATCCTGATGCTCGCCTCGCTCGAACGCCGCTTGCACGACACCTCGTTTTCGCTCCTGAGTGCTGATGAGACTGAACAGGTTCGGAACCTCGTGCGCCGGATCTCGCTCTCGACCCCGCTTCGGCGCAGCAGGCGCGTTCGGCCGACCCGAGCGGACGGCGCCCGGCTCGACCTGAGGCGCACCGTCCGGGCCGCACACCGCACCGGCGAGGAGCCGATCCTTCTGGTCTCCTCCCGCCGCAGGCAACAACCGCGCAGGCTCGTCCTGCTCTGCGACGTGTCGGCGTCGATGGAACCGTACACCCGGGTGTTCCTCAGCCTGCTCCAGGGCGCCGTTGCGGGCGCGCACGCGGAGGCCTTCGTCTTCTCGACCGAGCTGACCCGGCTGACCCGCCAACTCGCCGTCCGGGATGCGGACGCCGCGCTCGCGAGCGCCGCGGCGAGCTCCTCGGACTGGGCCGGCGGCACCCGGCTCGGCGACAGCATCCGCCGGTTCATCGACGACCACGGTCGGCGCGGACTGGCCAGGGGCGCTGTGATCGTGGTGCTCTCCGACGGTTGGGCCCTCGACGACCCCGCTTTCGTTGCCGACCAGATGGCCCGTCTGCGCCGCCTCGCGTACCGGATCGTCTGGGTCAACCCGCGTACGGTCGCGCCCGGATTCCAGCCGCTCGTCGGGGGGATGAAGGCCGCACTGCCCTACATCGACGGCATCGTGAGCGGCCACAGTTACTCGGCGCTCGGCGAACTCGCCGACCTGATCCGCGCAGAACGGCTCGACCCCCGCAGCCGTCCCGGCACCGTATCCAGCACCGATCCCCGTACTCGACCCCAACCGACCAGAGGACATGACCATGCAGCTTGACAGCACCT
This genomic window contains:
- a CDS encoding XdhC family protein — its product is MPPIPDALARRAHELTERREPFVRATVVRAQRPTSAHAGDTAVVDAAGRIDGFVGGACVEASVRYYGLRQLAAREPLLLRVVPEDPSGAAEDGAVEVRNPCLSGGAVEIFLEPWHPAPRVVVLGATPVARALATIGVDLGFDVELTETIGAPGTATSPRRDDAALIVASHGREEEPALEAALRAGVPYVALVASPSRGAAVLASLNVDAEQRARVFNPAGLDLGGRTPGEIAVSVFAQFVAERFRLRSAGLAGATGALPLPASPGEADATSEPPSATDPVCGMTIAALPTSLHYEHAGTTHFFCSPGCRAAFVADPERFALTKTHVHTSTVEH
- a CDS encoding aerobic carbon-monoxide dehydrogenase large subunit; the protein is MTILQEHAPNPAADDEGRPIGYGRLQRKEDPRFVRGRGHYVDDIALPGMLHGAILRSPVAHARLVSIDTTAALAHPGVVAVITGADLLGLGLAWAPTLSADVQAVLVTDKVRFQGQEVAFVVAEDRYAARDALELIEVDYDVLPPVVDARKALDADAPVVRDEMEGRTDNHIFDWEAGNKAETDAVFAAADVVVSQEIVYPRSHPAPMETCGAVADFDAVTGKLTLYETSQAPHAHRTLFAMVAGIPEHKIRIVSPDIGGGFGNKVGIYPGYILAVVGSIVTGKPVKWMEDRSENLMSTSFARDYIMQGEIAATKDGRILAVRTNVLADHGAFNATAQPTKYPAGFFHIFTGSYDLQAAHCSVTGVYTNKAPGGVAYACSFRVTEAVYLVERLVDILAAKLEMDPAELRLKNLIKPEQFPYPNKTGWEYDSGDYERALRLSMKMAGYDNLRREQQAKRDRGELMGIGISFFTETVGAGPRKHMDIVGLGMNDGAELRVHPTGKAVVRISVQSQGQGHETTFAQIVAEEIGIPPEDIDVVHGDTDQTPFGLGTYGSRSTPVSGAAVALVARKVREKARFIAAAMLETRAEDLEWEKGRWFVKGDPSVGKTIAEIAMGAYGTVALPEGIDGNLDAEVTYDPPNLTFPFGAYICVVDVDPGTGHVTVRRFVAVDDCGTRINPMIIEGQVHGGLTDGVGMALMQFIEFDESGNNLGGSFMDYLIPTAMEVPDWETGYTVTPSPHHPIGAKGIGESATVGSPPAIVNAVVDALSPFGITHMDMPCTPARVWAAIQGRPRPPI
- a CDS encoding MoxR family ATPase: MAPSVEGIPSSPARGGATSAVRALFPDVPALQTALAAEDYLADEGLATALFLAVRLPQPILLEGEPGVGKTEAAKALARALDTPLFRLQCYEGIDAGEALYEWNYPRQLLAIRLAEASGSGIDEDALFGPEYLRRRPLLQAIEHPGPRPAVLLLDEIDRADAEFEAFTLELLAEAAVTIPELGTIRAAVPPIVILTSNRTRDLHDALTRRCLYHWIDYPSPERIAEIVRRRVPGSTERLALDAATAITRLRSLDLVKPPGIAEAIDWAAALAVLGADRLDPQYVVQTWGSLIKNRDDLDLALARGADWMAGS
- a CDS encoding xanthine dehydrogenase family protein subunit M — translated: MQIPAPFEYARADTVDDAIALLSRHGPEARVIAGGHSLLPMMKLRLARPEWLIDINDLFELDFVLRDGDRLRIGALTRHTTLLESAEIAALFPIVGDAERVIADPIVRNRGTIGGSLCQADPAEDLATVCDVLGAEAIVRGPLGERMLTMTEFHRGAYKTAVAADELLCEVRIPIRPRSGSAYEKVERRVGDWAVAAAGAALSFAEDGTIAEASVGLTAVGLDGTVGAVTELLRGERPGEQLFIEAGRLAALAADPVADQRGPIDYKRHLADELTRRVLRRATDRVADFAGATGPPTTPQEG
- a CDS encoding VWA domain-containing protein, which translates into the protein MAKISERAPADPAPRVEAAAFAAGFVTALRRAGLPVSVDGAARLADAVQVVPPTHRSALYWTCRIVLLSSREQLPVFDAVFSAVFDGLLDPADQRGDPNAPPAIGSEARTRPAPHDDLAARRQEPREGPENRAPTPAPASGPSDPGAVERETILMLASLERRLHDTSFSLLSADETEQVRNLVRRISLSTPLRRSRRVRPTRADGARLDLRRTVRAAHRTGEEPILLVSSRRRQQPRRLVLLCDVSASMEPYTRVFLSLLQGAVAGAHAEAFVFSTELTRLTRQLAVRDADAALASAAASSSDWAGGTRLGDSIRRFIDDHGRRGLARGAVIVVLSDGWALDDPAFVADQMARLRRLAYRIVWVNPRTVAPGFQPLVGGMKAALPYIDGIVSGHSYSALGELADLIRAERLDPRSRPGTVSSTDPRTRPQPTRGHDHAA
- a CDS encoding (2Fe-2S)-binding protein, with the protein product MQITMTVNGTDVTNEVEPRVLLVHYIRDVLRLTGTHWGCDTSNCGTCVVLMDGQPVKSCTVLAAMADGHAITTVEGLATGGTLDPVQQGFMEEHGLQCGFCTPGMMLTARALLDVNPHPDDTEIRRAISGQICRCTGYATIVRSVHWAADHPAGLTEADADGGDPAALDDSAGTTTEPGAAAAEAARAIPASQTEPEEVTA